The following is a genomic window from Manihot esculenta cultivar AM560-2 chromosome 9, M.esculenta_v8, whole genome shotgun sequence.
CATTATAGCGACAGAGGTCTTGGAcccatgtttttgcatgttggTGTATGGTTAGCATCGTAGCACTTTGCATTGTGAGATGTTATAGAAATCTCCAATATTGTACTTAATACAGAATATCTCAGTGCCTAACTAATTTGAGAGCAAAACAATTTCTCTTAAGTTTTGGTGTGAACTGAGAAAGGAGTTCAAAAGGAGGTCAAAGAGGCTAGAAGCAAGACAGCCGCTGTACATGTTTGATGCAAATGGTTAATTGGTTCTCTACTTTTGAGCATTTTTGGTTTGCACTGCCATCCAACAAGATTGATcacattttaattttcttgGTTCTATTGATCTTCCTTGCTTGATACATCCGGAATTGTGTAGGTACGTTGGAAGGGTTATGGTCCTAGTGAAGACACTTGGGAGCCTATTGAGGGCTTGAGGTACTCTATTTCACTACAATTCTCTTTCAAATTTTTCCTGGTCCTCCATATGAATTTCTCTTTGTTATCGGTTCTATTTTAAACCAGTAAATGCAAGGAAAAACTTAAGGAGTTTGTGACAAAAGGTTATCGGTCAAACATCTTGCCTCTTCCCGTgagtgttttctttttcttttctccctATTGGCTATCTTGCCATTCTGATTATGCCATTGATTCTTTTTAAAGTTTGGAACAACATTACCTTCACTAGTTGATTAATTTTACTTGCATGCTTACGTAGGGCAATGCTGATTTTATTTGTGGAGGCCCCCCTTGTCAAGGAATTAGTGGTTTTAACCGATTTAGAAACACGAAAGCTCCTTTGGATGATCCCAAGAACCATCAATTGGTGGTGTTCATGGACATTGTTGATTATTTGAAGCCAAAATATGTTCTCATGGAAAATGTTGTTGATATTTTGAAGTTTGCTGGTGGCTTCTTGGGGCGTTATGCCCTTGGTCGTCTTATTTCTATGAACTATCAAGCTCGGCTAGGAATGATGGCTGCTGGATCATATGGTCTGCCGCAATTTCGAATGCGAGTCTTCTTGTGGGGTTCCCATCCATCAGAGGCAAGTCTACTTCTGAATTTCATAATCAGACATCAAAGTGGAAGTCTTATATTGATTGTTTAGTTCCTTTTTATGTTCAATTTAGAGCTTGCCCCAGTATCCATTGCCAACGCATGAAGTTGTTGCAAGAGGGGGCATTCCAAATGAATTTGAGGtatggatgatactggattgaGCATTGCTCTGTAAAGTATTTGCTTGATGGTTTTATCTTAAATCCAGGAAATTGCTGTTGCCTATGACAAAAATCATCCTTGTAAATTGGAAAAGGCTCTCTGTCTTGGAGATGCAATATCAGATCTCCCATCAGTATGAGTGTTGCTTTCTTTTGATATAGATTCCTCTTTCTATGTTGAAAAATCTTTGTGAGGTGGGAATTCTTAATAGAATTATCCTCTTGGTCTTCATAGGTTACAAATGATGAGAGTCAGGATGAAAGGAGGTATGGAACAACTTGTCGAACAGACTTTCAAAGATATATCCGATTGAAAAGAAATGGTAAGCCTGATTTAGGTTTCCCTTTGTTTGTATAACGCAGTCTTACCAATTTAACTAGCTAAAACTTTATCCATCAGATAATTGGATGATTAGATCTACAATAATATTTGCATAAATACAAAAGTTGTCTATGCCTTTGTTGTTTATCTTCTATGACAAGACATGTTTACATGCTTTATCTTCTATGACATGACATGTTTAAATGCCATTCTATCAGGTTTTTACATGTTAAACCACCTCCATCAACTGAACACTTGCAGTCCCCCTAACTTATCTACTTTCTAATATCATAATGtgtatgataaaattatttggTTGTGCAGATGTAGTAGGTTATACAACTACAGCTGCTCAAAATGTGTCATCTCCTCGAATGTTGTATGATCACCGACCTCTGAAGTTGAACACTGATGATTATGAGCGTGTATGCCGCATTCCCAAGAAAAAGGTTTTGCTGATTTGGTTGTTCTGTGGCCACAGGAATGTTATCATACATGTGCtcttatattttcataattttttgttTTGCCTGCCTCTTTTCCCAGGGTGCAAATTTCAGGGATCTGCCTGGCGTGTCAGTTGGCCCAGATAACAAGGTAGAATGGGACCAATCAATGGAAAGAGTGATGCTTCCTTCTGGCAAACCATTGGTACTACTTCACGCTCACTTCACTTCtagttttttcctttttgcaAAGTTGTCTCAAATCTTAATTATGAATGATGTGTTTAGGTCCCTGACTATGCAATGAAGTTTGTTCGTGGGACATCTACAAAGTTAGTGCATTTAGTTTCTGTATTTACTTTTCAACTCTGCTATGTTTGTTTTGCTGTAATATTGTTCTTAGAGATCAACTGAATGTAGGCCATTTGGTCGTTTGTGGTGGGATGAAATTGTTGCAACCGTTGTGACAAGGGCAGAACCTCATAATCAGGTATCACTATTCTCTAAATTGTACATAAATAAATACTGTTCTGTTGTATGCTTGTATCCTTGAAGAAATAATTCTGCAAGTAAATGGTTATTGCAGGTTGTGCTTCATCCCGTACAAGATCGAGTGCTCACAATCCGTGAAAATGCAAGATTACAAGGATTCCCTGATTGCTATAAGCTGTATGGGCCTATAAAGGAGAGGTCAATATCGTTGTATAGGTTCATCCTCAAGTTTGGATGTTTTCTATTGAGAATTGGCTTGTGGGGTTTATTAGCATATATTCTTCTTGAAAATTGATATTCTGCACTTGATGATATCTTGCTTTAAGCAATCTGGTTGTGtgtttttcaattttcatttcgCTGAGTATTAAAAAGACCATAATGAGTGCCTAAGACTCCCTTCTCTGAAAGGGTCAAGGAAGTTTCATATACTTCTCGTAGCCCTTGTTTACCTAGAGCTTATTTTCATGATTCAAGACCCTGACCTCTTGAGTCACACAGAAGCAAACATACCATAATGTCAAAACTCCTCACGTTCTTCTGGTTCCTGCTTATATCAACTGAAATGTTAAAAAACATGCTTCATTTCTAATATATTAGTCCTTGACAGAAGAAAGCTGGGAAGGCATAGGCAAACTGAGGAAGCATTTCCTACATCAAGTTAATTTCTCCTCGCTTGTTATAAATGCTTCTGGGATTCACGTTTGTTCTCTTCCAATTGCAGGTACATACAAGTTGGCAATGCTGTAGCTGTTCCTGTTGCTACTGCATTGGGATACAGTTTTGGAATGGCTTGGCAAGGATTTTCCGATGACGAGCCTTTGACTGCCCTACCTTTTAAGTTCCCCAGTTGCCTTGAGCGATCATCATCAACACATATGGAAGAAGATGATTCTGATTGACTTGTAAGGAAATTCAACCTTCGATGTTAAGTTCATTCTTACCGGTGTTGCTGCACTCGCATTTTACCTTGTAAGacatttcaaattatttatttgcGGCAATTCGAGAACTTCCTATCTGAGTGTACTTTTAATTTTCAAGAGTGTCAGGAGAGCAATATCTTAAACTACAACTTTTTTCCTTCTAATGCAACCTTTGACCTCAACTCCGAGTCCCTGACATTGTTGTTTCTAAACATGATAGACATCTACTTGGGTTTTGTGGGTTGTAAATGTAATGTTATACTTGTGAGAATTCATCATTGTATGTACAATGAATTTATTCTGGTTCTTAATTATGATGGGACTCGCATGAGATTCACTACGATCAAtggttaatataaaattattgtacATACAACATctattagttaaattttttcattttttgttaATAACTAAATGATATCCATATTGGAATTGTCTGATGTTGCATGGCTTAAAGAGGCATGCTGGAGGATTCAAAGTGGGGGGGAGACTTGCCTTTTATTGAGGCTTTTCACGTTGCCTTTCAAATCTATTCAGTGATAAGATGCAATTATGAATTAATTTTGCAATGCTGTGTATCAATTGTTTTTAGTCCTGTAGTGTTGAGGCAAACAGTCTTATTTTATTGGAACAGGCCCATGAAAATTTTAATGGGCCACAAGCCTACGGTCTTAATGTCATACTATAAGTTCTTAAATTTGATTTGTTTTTTCctcttaaattattttatcaaaaaaaaacaaaatcatcATTTGGCTAAAAATAAAGGCTCTAAAAGAGGGGAGTTACGTATAAATGAGTTTTAGTGGAGTTGCTTTTTTTGTAATGGCCTGATTTCAAttggtttaaataatttttaaactaggtttaaaataagtaaatcaaattatttaatcataTTGAGTTGGGATATATTAATCCTTTCATTTTACCTTTCTTCATTGACGTGGGATTTCATTGTTTTTAGGGTTATTAGGTTTTTGAATTCGTTTCTAATCACGGTTAATCAGACAAAAAGTATTATGATATTACATTTTAAATGGAGAGCAATCAGTGTCTgatataaaattatagttttctttaatttaaaattaaaattaaattaaataaacaaaattccaatcaattttgaattgaaaTTGATTAGTTTAATTTAGAAAGAATAAGACTTACAGCGTGTGTAAACTTAGACTAATAGACTAAGGAGATTATCCTGTTACAGTGCCACTTATCTTTATTAAACATACTCGTATATATGGATGTATTAGCGTATCCATTTTTGTCAGCTGACTATTTAATTCTCCTCCGGTGCGTATATTGATAGGGCtgttgtaatactcggctaaacTCTAGCGTTGGAATTTCCACTTTCCGACAGAATCTCCATCAGAATCTAGAATCTCGAAGTTGAAATCTTTacaagggtaaaataaggttttcataaaatgaattttggttttattgtttgaaattttattaaggaAATAAAAGAGTTTTAGAGAAATCTCTAGATTCAGCCGCTGAATGTGGTTCCTCTAGAGGTATAAGAGGCCTTTAGCCCGAAAATGAGAGCTTcccctccattttcgggcagaggtaagTCGATGCCCTTCCTTTGATGTTCTTGCTGaaattccttcaaatctcttagaaaattcatgagttttcctttgtttttgaagatttgagtttgaaTATAAAGTTTTAAATCTTGGGGACCTCTGGAAATCGATTTCTCTCATCTCTAAGTTTGGGTTGCTGTAACCTTTgtgtctccaagaggtaagtttgaatctttgcttttttttttttattattttctagaAGTTTTCAGCAAGTTTTAAAGGGGTTTAAGGGTTATTGGTGCATGCAAATTGttaaatctaaagttttagggtttgggtTAGGATTGATGATGAATTGTGTTGTAGTTGTTGCATGATGGGGATTAGGCAAGTCTTAGATGCCCCTTATGCGTGTTGAGTATGTATGGTTGTTTTTTTAGTTGTgtgtgtgagaaacgaaggttttgatggttgtgtGTACAGGGTAGAATCGGGTTCTgtcttgctggagaacccatgTTTAGCCGCCGAAACAAGGTTCGGTCGTCGAACCTGCTTGTAGAAGCagccttttggctgcctaacctgCCTCTGAAGGTTCCAACCTTTGGATCTGTGTGGAGTTttagaccgccgaacctgcccccaaaagttctTGATTTTCAGATCTGTAAAGAATTTTAGGTCgctaaacctgcccccgaaagtccttgactttcggatccatgaggcacctttggccgccgaacttgtcATCGAAAGTCCCCTACCCAGCCTTCCCATGTTTgctttatatgcatgtttttgtatgttttagggaattcttggggagttgtttagggtcttgtaaaggttatgtttagtccctcatttgagtccatctgtgtaggatcggacctgggagaccgtagaggcctgcagtgaaaTAACTGTATCAGTGTTAAGCGAgcgtcagtcagaggtgagtagaactgaactgatatattattttaaagaattcaaactttttaagcatgctcatgtatcacgaatgccatgtatatgtattaagttgtttgcattagaaatcacgaatatgatacattgcataatctactgttgttgtggatggatgttggatgacccattagccctcaagtatgatatgttatgacagatATGGAAGGACCAAGATtgtccattctatgcccctgacactatgtaagggaaagaccagagttgcccattctacgctctttgcattatggatatgttatgatatgtttaagaggaagtcctgaggagcacccatcgtgggccggacactattgaaacttgtagagggttattggtgacaaatctatcttgatgtgaattgtttgtgttgtgacgcatttcattcgatcatatattcattgaactgtttttatgttatgctcactaggctcttgtagcttattccTTTCTCCTAACTCCAGGTTtacaggatcagagttagctcgggAAAGTCGGCTGAGTTGCTGATATAGTtctttgtaatagaatagttgtggataTGTATcgttttatggttttagaatTGTATTTTACCCTATTGTTTTGTCCTTGTAATTcctgtttacatgatctttatgtaaaagttttaattatgagttatgtttgaactaagtttgagacatgtgatgtttaccatactggagcatttgatgatgaATACGAATTTTATGATTTCAGTTTTGATATATGTACAGGTCGAGACTTGGttcatgaaatttttaaatttttgtttttacgTGATTatgtatggaattttatcaggtgtaacagaatgtacagtaggcttgctatgggctttggcaaccttaagtcgatctgaatcctagcgccggtagcggtccgatttttgggtcgttacaactgtGAGGTAGTTGGACCTGCTCTCCTACTTCTTGTCATGTCACCGAGCTAAATTCTCTTCTGATGGATCCAagttcagagtcagttcagcctGTTTTAACCCTGAATTGAATGGCGCGATGATGGATTAGGAGGCTCAGTGGAGTCTTTTGAGTTTTAGGCCTGATTCTTTCTCTAGAGCCCCATCTCAGTCCGAATGCTAGAAAACCGACAGTCATCCATTTAAATgcacattaaaattaaatttatgaaaaatagaaaatttaattattagaatttgattaaaaaaaattggatAAACATAAGAAAGAAGTAGCAAtaaatgagaaaagttcaagaAAAGGGAGTAGCAAATGCATGGATAGAACTTGAAGctaactctttattttttttgttcaaATGAGTCCATTAGGGTTGTTGATTCTCAGAGGCCATTAAGGTTGTTGATTTCATCATAGAAACAGAAATTTTTGGATTAACCTTCTCAGCCTTACACTTGGTTAGCCTCAAAGGAGACGTGGCTCTGCATGCTTTCATTTTCCTCTGATATTTCTTGTTCCATCTTTAATGTTCTCTTCCGTCATCATCTTTTTTCAATAAATACCATATTTATTTTAGATTATAAATTCTAATTCAACAATAAAAAAGTGTTAAATTATTCAGAGAGATGCATTCCTCGACATGGAGGAATAGATAAACTACCTCCCTTATTTATGTGTTAATCGagtgaaattattaattagattaaaattaaagaatttaactctataaataaatatataatttaatttttatcggTGTTTTACCTAAACATGCTGAAAGATTTTTAGCTATTGAGAAATAGGAATTTTGCTTTATTGAAGAGAGAATTAGGGATGGCTAATTGAGGAGGTATTTTGATACCCCATCtaatttaattctaataaattgagtttaaataattataatcggatttaaaatagattaaaatttaaaaattaataagtataatttcaattttatatataagatATCTATTATTTGaatatgtttatataaataattaatttaatatattttataataatatttataattttttatacattttttatttaaaaattaaaatttatatttttttgaaatattaaaattttaaataaaaatttaatgaaaatatatttatataaattattaattaaaatatataaaattaaataagatcaattttaatttgatagtaataattgaatttaaataaattaaattaatatttaattaagtttaatttgaatttaaatattaataatataaattaaattcggataaattaattgttacatatatattacttatttatatctaaaaaagagaaattttattCTGTCTATCATAATGTAATCATATGAAAAAGTTAAAATAGCGAAGAGATTTGTCAATATAACCGAAAATATTGTATTAATGTATAATAtattatagtaaatatattaaattatttataaaaaaataaaataaaataattaatatatttattataaaaaatttgcaTTGAAAAGTAAAttagtaattaaataattttattaaaaataataaaaaataacattttataaatataattttattaaaaataataaaaaataacattttataaacattttataaataaaaattacattaaaatattatacatctttaattatttttgtgaGATTATCGcaataaagagagaaaaaaaaaatcatttaagaaTAGGTGATAATATCCAGCGCACGAACAAAAAGTATGCAGGTGAAAGCAGTCCAAGTTCAGTTGACCTATTAAAGAAGATCAATAAAGACAAAcaaatttcagtttttttttttctcgagAAAATTTTCAGTTGAGTTGCAGTTGTTTCGACCTTTGACTACTACCTACCACCCTGCTTAAAGTTCTGAGCTCCAGGCCATGCTCctgcttaaattttatttaatttaaatttattatttttttattctataatttttatttattttattttttcatacatatttttttaattatacatattttaaatattattaaatattaaaaaatattttaaaaatttcttaaaaataatataaaattaaatagaattataataatcaatttatatattattatactttaaaaaaataaataataattttgagacaattataaaaaaatatattttataaggaaattttaatataatttattattattattttcaaataagaatttaaactattttcttaatatttaagtaaataatattattaataatgactttattattttaataaaagttaATATTGTTATGATAGGTAATAATTGAAAAGTCAATagaaaatgtttttttaaattaaaataattatatatttttttaatttttgtgaaaacataccatggataaaaattatttatttaaagagtttaaaattttaaaaataattgtgaataaattataaacacctaaaataactaaaaaatatgaGTTAAATAGAAGAAGGGAAAGAtaggaataaataaataaataaatttgaaactcAGCTTAGCTTACCCGTGAAGAATAAATAAAGGGAACGAATTCAAATTTTTTGATGGTTAATTAACTCAAAAAGCCCGATGTTTGGGTATTTACatgttaatttaaatattttaattttaatgcaattaatatttatttgagtgtaattttaattaatttttaaaaattaa
Proteins encoded in this region:
- the LOC110622188 gene encoding putative DNA (cytosine-5)-methyltransferase CMT1 isoform X2, whose product is MGKARKREGPAPAGDSFPTQEEDPITLLSSKAKKTKKAKLDSELSLVGDPIPAAEARKKWPLRYKSQNKLKKGGVPESANGESGEEEDVLQAKSHYTQAMVDGVLYKLGDDAYVKADDGNPDYIARIVELFETTEGEPYFNAQWFYRIEDTVIKDYAQSAESKRVFLSEIKDDNPLNCIVSKIKIALVAPNMDLAAKEQKIPPCDLYYDMKFTLPFLTFQTMKTDNSARDSGSSSTISSESDSNNSTIDVNDAVAKPSKAHRREKSELYLLDLYSGCGAMSTGLCMGASLSGVKLVTRWAVDINPNACKSLKINHPETEVRNEAAEDFLFLLKEWEKLCRNFSLLASEEHPKQSSNSSSDNEEDEEDQDNDCANEGSEIPSEEFEVEKLLTICYGDPNKTKKRGIYFKVRWKGYGPSEDTWEPIEGLSKCKEKLKEFVTKGYRSNILPLPGNADFICGGPPCQGISGFNRFRNTKAPLDDPKNHQLVVFMDIVDYLKPKYVLMENVVDILKFAGGFLGRYALGRLISMNYQARLGMMAAGSYGLPQFRMRVFLWGSHPSESLPQYPLPTHEVVARGGIPNEFEEIAVAYDKNHPCKLEKALCLGDAISDLPSVTNDESQDERRYGTTCRTDFQRYIRLKRNDVVGYTTTAAQNVSSPRMLYDHRPLKLNTDDYERVCRIPKKKGANFRDLPGVSVGPDNKVEWDQSMERVMLPSGKPLVPDYAMKFVRGTSTKPFGRLWWDEIVATVVTRAEPHNQVVLHPVQDRVLTIRENARLQGFPDCYKLYGPIKERYIQVGNAVAVPVATALGYSFGMAWQGFSDDEPLTALPFKFPSCLERSSSTHMEEDDSD
- the LOC110622188 gene encoding putative DNA (cytosine-5)-methyltransferase CMT1 isoform X1, translating into MGKARKREGPAPAGDSFPTQEEDPITLLSSKAKKTKKAKLDSELSLVGDPIPAAEARKKWPLRYKSQNKLKKGGVPESANGESGEEEDVLQAKSHYTQAMVDGVLYKLGDDAYVKADDGNPDYIARIVELFETTEGEPYFNAQWFYRIEDTVIKDYAQSAESKRVFLSEIKDDNPLNCIVSKIKIALVAPNMDLAAKEQKIPPCDLYYDMKFTLPFLTFQTMKTDNSARDSGSSSTISSESDSNNSTIDVNDAVAKPSKAHRREKSELYLLDLYSGCGAMSTGLCMGASLSGVKLVTRWAVDINPNACKSLKINHPETEVRNEAAEDFLFLLKEWEKLCRNFSLLASEEHPKQSSNSSSDNEEDEEDQDNDCANEGSEIPSEEFEVEKLLTICYGDPNKTKKRGIYFKVRWKGYGPSEDTWEPIEGLSKCKEKLKEFVTKGYRSNILPLPGNADFICGGPPCQGISGFNRFRNTKAPLDDPKNHQLVVFMDIVDYLKPKYVLMENVVDILKFAGGFLGRYALGRLISMNYQARLGMMAAGSYGLPQFRMRVFLWGSHPSESLPQYPLPTHEVVARGGIPNEFEEIAVAYDKNHPCKLEKALCLGDAISDLPSVTNDESQDERRYGTTCRTDFQRYIRLKRNDVVGYTTTAAQNVSSPRMLYDHRPLKLNTDDYERVCRIPKKKGANFRDLPGVSVGPDNKVEWDQSMERVMLPSGKPLVPDYAMKFVRGTSTKPFGRLWWDEIVATVVTRAEPHNQVVLHPVQDRVLTIRENARLQGFPDCYKLYGPIKERSISLYRYIQVGNAVAVPVATALGYSFGMAWQGFSDDEPLTALPFKFPSCLERSSSTHMEEDDSD